Proteins from a genomic interval of Quercus robur chromosome 9, dhQueRobu3.1, whole genome shotgun sequence:
- the LOC126700513 gene encoding germin-like protein subfamily 1 member 14: MRKAYVVTVALFAVAFSLAFASDPDPLQDFCVALKDYSDSKSAVFVNGKFCKDPKLVKAEDFFFEGLNIAGNTDNKVGSNVTTVNVDMLAGLNTLGVSLARIDFAPYGENPPHTHPRGTEILVVAEGTLFVGFVTSNTENRLFTKTLNKGDVFVFPVGLIHFQLNVGKTKAIAISAFSSQNAGVITIADAVFGSNPPINPDVLTKAFQLDKNVVEELQKKFEVDNY, from the exons ATGAGGAAAGCTTACGTTGTAACTGTTGCCCTCTTCGCTGTGGCATTCTCTCTTGCCTTTGCCTCTGACCCCGATCCCCTGCAGGACTTTTGTGTTGCACTTAAGGACTACTCGGACTCCAAATCAGCCG TATTCGTTAATGGAAAGTTTTGCAAGGATCCAAAGCTGGTCAAAGCTGAAGATTTCTTCTTTGAGGGATTGAACATTGCTGGGAACACAGATAATAAAGTTGGGTCAAACGTCACTACTGTGAACGTAGACATGTTAGCTGGCCTCAATACTCTTGGCGTATCCTTGGCTCGAATTGACTTTGCACCATATGGAGAAAATCCTCCCCATACTCACCCTCGTGGCACTGAAATTCTAGTAGTCGCGGAGGGTACTCTCTTTGTTGGTTTTGTAACATCCAACACAGAGAATCGCCTCTTCACCAAAACTCTAAATAAGGGGGATGTGTTTGTCTTTCCAGTTGGTCTCATTCACTTCCAATTAAACGTGGGAAAAACTAAAGCAATTGCCATTTCTGCTTTCAGCAGCCAAAATGCAGGCGTAATCACAATAGCAGATGCTGTCTTTGGATCCAATCCTCCCATTAATCCTGATGTTCTCACCAAGGCCTTCCAACTCGACAAAAATGTGGTTGAAGAGCTTcagaaaaaatttgaagttgacaattattag